In one Stieleria sp. JC731 genomic region, the following are encoded:
- a CDS encoding efflux RND transporter periplasmic adaptor subunit, producing MSTNHTSGVRQFANLGKWLVLAVLIGAGIYWYRFMPVPVQPHEIAAGSVTEEVMGTGTLEARISATISPKISGRIAKVLADQGDSVFKGDELVRLDDDELRQQVAIAQANVDAAKAAIERLKIDKQRANIVLTQAQKNLNRIQSLRKSDASSQDELDRASETLGLAMADVSRSEAGINEGQKELISAEKNLEYQEARLRDTIIVAPFSGLVVKRSREPGDVVVPGSAMMTLIATDELWISAWVDETQMSKLQTGQSSRVVFRSQPEHSFPAKVTRMGREADRETREFIVDVGVLELPKNWAVGQRAEAYIKIAEPQSVPVVPKSFLVKRDGADGVFVNLNGVATWRVVSLGVRGTETIEVIDGLSMGDVVIKPGNERGTLKPGLRVVTQ from the coding sequence ATGAGTACGAACCATACCAGTGGTGTGCGACAGTTCGCTAACCTTGGAAAGTGGCTTGTCCTAGCCGTGTTGATAGGCGCGGGGATCTACTGGTACCGCTTCATGCCCGTGCCGGTACAGCCTCACGAGATTGCGGCGGGATCGGTCACCGAAGAAGTAATGGGAACCGGGACTTTGGAAGCTCGCATATCAGCAACCATCAGCCCCAAAATTTCGGGACGCATCGCCAAGGTGCTTGCCGATCAGGGCGATTCGGTCTTCAAGGGCGACGAACTTGTGCGGCTTGACGACGATGAATTGCGACAACAGGTTGCTATCGCCCAAGCCAATGTAGATGCGGCCAAGGCAGCGATTGAGCGATTGAAAATCGACAAGCAAAGAGCCAATATCGTTCTGACGCAGGCGCAGAAGAATCTGAACCGAATCCAAAGCCTGAGAAAAAGCGACGCGAGCAGTCAAGATGAACTCGATCGAGCCTCCGAGACGCTGGGGCTGGCGATGGCCGATGTTTCCCGATCCGAAGCGGGCATCAACGAAGGTCAAAAAGAACTGATTTCTGCCGAGAAGAACCTCGAATATCAGGAGGCGAGGCTGCGTGACACGATCATCGTCGCCCCCTTCAGTGGCCTCGTCGTTAAACGTAGCCGAGAGCCAGGTGACGTGGTGGTACCAGGCAGTGCGATGATGACGCTGATTGCTACCGATGAATTGTGGATCAGTGCCTGGGTCGACGAGACACAGATGTCGAAGTTGCAAACCGGCCAATCCAGTCGTGTCGTGTTTCGCTCGCAGCCTGAGCATTCGTTCCCCGCGAAAGTCACCAGAATGGGCCGCGAAGCGGATCGCGAGACGCGTGAATTCATTGTGGATGTCGGTGTGCTGGAACTTCCGAAAAACTGGGCCGTTGGCCAACGAGCCGAGGCTTACATCAAGATCGCCGAGCCGCAGAGCGTGCCCGTTGTCCCCAAATCGTTTCTTGTCAAACGCGATGGAGCCGACGGTGTCTTTGTCAACTTGAATGGCGTTGCCACTTGGCGAGTCGTTTCGCTGGGCGTTCGAGGTACAGAAACGATCGAGGTGATCGACGGTCTATCGATGGGTGACGTCGTCATCAAACCCGGAAACGAACGTGGCACCTTGAAGCCGGGACTCAGGGTCGTGACGCAATGA
- a CDS encoding ABC transporter permease, translating to MNLAFKDIRHNLGRFTLTGIGIGMLLMIVMGMGGIYRGIIEDATLLVDDVDADLWVVQRETRGPFAELSRVPPNLVHRVAAVPGVLSARKFVYHTIQRERDGKPLRIAVLGLDWPVDRGDWIPITQGRSLQQAHYEMIADESLGMQLHEQLKLGKDLYTVVGLTKSMISASGDGLAFFSISDAQAIQFDTPGEAVRLERSARGERGKSFEPTGMQPELLKLASKPASQLPALPSAQISAVMVKLDAGASSKAVQSTVAGWGDVSVFTSDGQKELLLRGTVEKAKRQIGMFRVLLTAIAAIIMALILYTLTLDKIHSIALLKLIGASNTVILGLILQQALVLGVVGYAIAYLLGSQLFPHFPRRVILADRDLLQLAVVVVVISIGSSLLGIWRALKVSPNEALT from the coding sequence ATGAATCTCGCTTTCAAAGACATTCGACATAACCTGGGTCGCTTTACATTGACGGGCATTGGCATCGGCATGCTGCTAATGATCGTGATGGGCATGGGCGGAATCTATCGCGGAATCATCGAAGACGCGACTTTGCTTGTCGACGATGTCGATGCCGACCTGTGGGTGGTTCAGCGAGAAACACGTGGACCTTTTGCCGAACTATCCCGAGTTCCGCCCAATCTGGTTCATCGAGTCGCCGCTGTGCCCGGCGTCTTGTCGGCGAGAAAATTCGTTTACCACACAATTCAGCGAGAGCGTGACGGCAAGCCACTTCGCATTGCGGTCCTAGGTTTGGACTGGCCGGTAGATCGAGGTGATTGGATTCCGATCACTCAAGGTCGTTCGCTTCAGCAAGCTCACTACGAGATGATCGCGGACGAATCTTTGGGAATGCAACTTCACGAGCAATTGAAGCTTGGCAAGGATCTCTACACCGTTGTTGGCCTTACCAAAAGCATGATTAGCGCGAGTGGTGACGGATTGGCATTCTTTTCCATTTCCGACGCCCAAGCCATTCAATTCGACACGCCAGGGGAAGCGGTTCGACTGGAACGTTCCGCTCGCGGAGAACGTGGTAAGTCGTTCGAGCCCACCGGCATGCAACCGGAGCTTTTGAAACTCGCTTCCAAACCGGCTTCGCAGCTCCCCGCGTTGCCGAGTGCGCAAATCAGTGCGGTGATGGTGAAGCTCGACGCGGGGGCAAGTTCAAAAGCCGTGCAATCGACCGTCGCGGGCTGGGGAGATGTTTCGGTCTTCACAAGCGACGGTCAAAAGGAGTTGTTACTTCGCGGAACTGTCGAAAAAGCAAAACGCCAAATCGGCATGTTTCGGGTCCTGCTGACCGCCATCGCGGCGATCATCATGGCTCTCATTCTTTACACGCTGACACTCGACAAAATTCACTCGATCGCATTGCTTAAATTGATCGGAGCGTCCAACACAGTCATCTTGGGATTGATCCTGCAGCAAGCATTGGTGCTGGGCGTCGTTGGCTACGCGATCGCCTATTTGCTGGGAAGCCAGCTGTTTCCTCATTTCCCCCGTCGCGTCATCCTGGCCGATCGCGACCTCTTGCAGCTCGCCGTCGTCGTGGTGGTGATTTCGATCGGTTCGAGCCTGCTGGGAATATGGAGGGCGTTGAAAGTTTCGCCCAACGAGGCCCTGACATGA
- a CDS encoding ABC transporter ATP-binding protein: MNAVEKHDTAIVASNLTKRYGSGNTEVIAMQKASMVVKTGEVVALLGPSGSGKSTFLTSIGLINPPTSGTISIRGQMVLDGENPLVNLRSYRRQHIGYVFQKSNLIPFLSAIENVQIAMQLNGETRRASYRRAIDLMEYLGVADRANNLPSMLSGGQQQRVAVARALANRPSVILADEPTAALDGHRGRQVMELFAKVAHEQGSAVIVVTHDHRSLDVFDTTYQMEDGVISQTIADR; the protein is encoded by the coding sequence ATGAACGCCGTGGAAAAGCACGACACCGCTATCGTCGCTTCCAATCTTACCAAGCGATATGGCAGCGGGAACACCGAAGTGATCGCGATGCAGAAAGCTTCGATGGTGGTTAAAACCGGTGAAGTGGTCGCGTTGCTGGGACCGAGTGGTTCAGGCAAGTCGACTTTTCTCACTTCGATTGGTCTGATAAATCCGCCGACTTCGGGAACGATATCGATTCGTGGGCAGATGGTTCTCGATGGCGAGAACCCGCTAGTCAACTTGCGTTCTTATCGGCGCCAACACATCGGCTACGTATTTCAAAAATCTAACCTCATTCCGTTTCTGTCGGCGATCGAAAATGTTCAGATCGCAATGCAACTCAATGGCGAAACCAGGCGTGCGTCGTATCGCCGCGCGATCGACCTGATGGAATACCTTGGGGTCGCCGACCGAGCTAACAACCTTCCGTCGATGCTTTCAGGCGGTCAGCAGCAGCGAGTCGCAGTAGCTCGTGCACTAGCGAACCGCCCGAGCGTCATCCTCGCCGATGAACCCACCGCGGCACTCGACGGCCATCGTGGTCGACAGGTAATGGAATTATTCGCCAAGGTAGCGCACGAGCAGGGATCAGCGGTCATTGTGGTGACGCACGATCATCGCTCGCTGGATGTTTTTGATACGACCTATCAAATGGAAGACGGCGTGATCTCTCAAACGATTGCCGATCGCTGA
- a CDS encoding sigma-54-dependent transcriptional regulator gives MTKISAAKRGSDSAALMVVDDEPSQRKLIGGFFQGLGFTIIESDSAEAMLETLGQQPPDMILLDVRLPGISGIDALPKIREILPTVPVVLITAYADVRQAVAAVKSGADDYLSKPIDLEELKVAVYDALAIPTTSSPSKTVLPELPAGFVFESRVMRRLVETVAVVAPSEAPILIQGPSGAGKEWIAQLIHDWSPRASQRLVTANCAGLSATLVESELFGHVKGAFTGASEVRQGLFRTANGGSLFLDEIGEMPLEMQPKLLRALEAKDITPVGSDRPVQIDTRLIAATNRNLVDEVQAGRFREDLYYRLNVVELIVPALSDRREDILPLARHFASQFANRQVRMSPQATQAIVTHSWTGNVRELRNAIQRACLLCQGDVILPEHLPANIASEPIDNSRYAGRLSQVERATIMATLHECGGNRTQTAKKLGISRRALIYKLNDIESDTTSSTD, from the coding sequence ATGACAAAAATCTCCGCAGCCAAACGCGGTTCCGACTCGGCCGCATTGATGGTGGTGGACGATGAGCCTTCTCAGCGAAAACTGATCGGCGGATTCTTTCAGGGGCTCGGATTCACGATCATTGAATCGGATTCCGCCGAAGCGATGCTTGAAACACTTGGGCAACAACCGCCCGATATGATTTTGCTGGACGTGCGTTTGCCTGGAATCAGTGGCATCGATGCACTTCCAAAAATACGTGAAATCTTGCCAACGGTTCCGGTCGTTTTGATCACCGCTTACGCAGACGTTCGACAAGCCGTGGCGGCCGTCAAAAGTGGTGCCGACGACTACTTGTCTAAACCGATTGACCTCGAAGAGCTGAAAGTCGCGGTCTACGACGCGTTGGCAATCCCGACAACTAGCTCGCCAAGCAAAACTGTTTTGCCTGAACTGCCTGCTGGATTCGTTTTCGAAAGTCGCGTGATGCGTCGGCTGGTCGAAACGGTCGCGGTCGTTGCTCCCTCTGAGGCCCCGATATTGATTCAAGGACCAAGCGGTGCTGGCAAAGAATGGATCGCTCAACTGATCCACGATTGGAGTCCGCGTGCGTCCCAACGATTGGTGACAGCCAACTGCGCCGGTTTGTCGGCAACGTTGGTTGAAAGTGAGCTCTTCGGACACGTGAAGGGAGCGTTCACGGGAGCATCGGAAGTTCGCCAAGGACTATTTCGAACCGCGAACGGTGGAAGCTTATTTCTGGATGAAATTGGTGAGATGCCTCTGGAGATGCAGCCAAAACTGCTTCGTGCGTTGGAGGCAAAGGACATCACCCCCGTGGGCTCCGATCGACCAGTTCAAATCGATACCCGTCTGATAGCGGCGACGAACCGAAATTTAGTCGATGAAGTGCAAGCAGGTCGCTTTCGCGAAGACCTTTACTATCGACTGAACGTTGTCGAATTGATCGTTCCGGCACTCTCCGATCGTCGCGAAGACATACTGCCGCTGGCAAGGCATTTCGCTAGCCAATTTGCAAATCGACAAGTCCGCATGTCACCCCAAGCAACCCAGGCGATCGTGACGCATTCCTGGACCGGCAACGTTCGTGAGTTGCGAAACGCGATTCAGCGAGCTTGTTTGCTGTGCCAAGGTGACGTGATTTTGCCGGAGCATCTGCCGGCGAACATCGCATCCGAGCCGATCGACAATTCGCGGTACGCCGGCCGGTTGTCTCAAGTCGAACGGGCGACCATCATGGCGACGCTTCACGAATGTGGTGGGAACCGAACCCAGACTGCAAAGAAGCTTGGTATCAGTCGACGCGCACTGATTTACAAACTCAATGACATCGAGAGCGACACGACCTCTTCAACGGACTAG
- a CDS encoding ATP-binding protein: MQKTSILQIPKPNFVGLISLVALWIMFAAWQRTEHDHQCRLIHDSLSSQADALSSAVSSGVQSHRWFGPFVRQQLPSTLEVLARSKNVLAIAVVVNDGSGEVYFAGDRDLVDLRLPVGEHTSGNTLLVVRDFTMRNDPPLRGGFTEHVNVPDVVEFHSTVVLDRTTLITQVDREARNRILTVALGTLLLIAAGAVWQFTVRLARSEGTTRVLQAETRHLRELGQAAAGLAHETRNPLGLIRGWTQRLVASGLPAEEQQEQAEAVLEECDRVTARINQFLAFARQAEADIGAVALDKLVAELQTLLQSDLDAKHLRLDTRRLDQPSAIQADREQLRQVLFNLLQNAIAFAPEQSTITISLNNSRRGAFRLEVADQGPGASVDIADTLFEPYVSRRPGGTGLGLSVVRRIAVAHHWEAGYKPGNGGGSVFWIDGIRNA; encoded by the coding sequence ATGCAGAAAACAAGCATCCTACAAATTCCGAAGCCGAATTTCGTTGGTCTTATCTCCTTAGTTGCTCTCTGGATTATGTTCGCCGCATGGCAGCGGACGGAGCATGACCATCAATGCCGACTGATACACGATTCGCTTTCATCGCAAGCAGACGCACTATCCAGCGCCGTCAGCAGCGGCGTTCAGTCGCATCGTTGGTTCGGGCCGTTTGTTCGGCAACAACTGCCGTCCACGCTTGAGGTACTCGCAAGGTCCAAGAACGTGCTTGCGATCGCGGTCGTCGTCAACGATGGATCTGGCGAAGTCTATTTTGCGGGTGACCGTGATCTTGTTGATCTTAGATTGCCCGTTGGCGAACATACCAGCGGGAACACTCTTCTCGTTGTTCGAGACTTTACTATGCGCAACGATCCACCTTTGCGCGGAGGATTTACTGAGCACGTGAATGTACCGGATGTTGTGGAATTCCATTCTACGGTTGTCTTGGATCGCACCACTTTGATTACTCAGGTTGATCGCGAAGCCAGGAATCGAATTCTGACCGTAGCCTTGGGAACGTTGCTACTCATCGCAGCGGGGGCGGTTTGGCAATTTACGGTGCGGTTGGCGCGTTCCGAGGGAACGACACGAGTCCTACAGGCAGAAACGAGGCACCTGCGAGAGTTGGGACAAGCGGCGGCAGGATTGGCGCACGAAACTCGCAACCCCCTAGGCTTGATTCGTGGTTGGACGCAGAGGCTGGTCGCGTCGGGATTACCGGCCGAAGAGCAACAGGAACAGGCAGAAGCCGTGTTGGAAGAATGCGACCGAGTGACCGCACGTATCAACCAGTTCCTTGCGTTCGCGCGTCAAGCGGAAGCCGACATCGGGGCCGTGGCTTTGGACAAACTTGTTGCGGAGTTGCAAACGCTGTTGCAGTCCGACTTGGATGCCAAGCATCTTCGATTGGATACGCGTCGCCTTGATCAACCAAGTGCGATCCAGGCCGATCGTGAACAGTTGCGTCAAGTGCTATTCAACCTGCTGCAGAATGCGATCGCATTCGCACCCGAGCAAAGTACGATTACAATTTCGTTGAACAATTCGCGCCGTGGTGCGTTCCGGTTGGAAGTTGCCGACCAAGGTCCTGGCGCTTCTGTTGACATCGCTGACACGCTGTTCGAGCCATATGTAAGCCGACGTCCGGGAGGAACCGGGTTGGGACTTTCCGTTGTGCGTCGCATTGCGGTTGCACATCATTGGGAGGCGGGTTACAAGCCTGGCAATGGAGGTGGCAGCGTCTTTTGGATCGACGGGATCCGAAACGCGTGA
- a CDS encoding DUF2202 domain-containing protein, which translates to MKRSLISLGALLALLMAAPDVLSQQRRGNGAPGQGRGGDRAALQTQTATGTLFRGVNAGGMQSQANARTRMANQGQASGNLLENNGAPDLLRMREEEKLARDVYTHLAKTSTLPIFRNISRAESQHMQAIERLLRGGGGEVFNDNPGVFAFADYRQLYETLVASGSRSSLDALKVGAKIEEMDIADLRQVLNQTNDPQVRQVLQHLMHGSQNHLRAFASQILKQGSSYNAEFLSQADFDQIVNSTGKGRGGQRQIGARQGGGGKRRGR; encoded by the coding sequence ATGAAACGCTCACTCATCAGTCTCGGTGCATTGCTCGCACTTTTGATGGCCGCCCCGGATGTGTTGTCGCAACAACGTCGAGGCAATGGTGCCCCAGGTCAAGGTCGTGGGGGAGATCGCGCCGCGCTTCAAACACAAACAGCCACTGGCACGCTATTTCGTGGCGTGAATGCAGGCGGAATGCAATCGCAAGCGAATGCTCGAACTCGCATGGCGAACCAGGGCCAGGCTTCTGGGAATCTTCTGGAAAATAATGGCGCACCCGACCTGCTTCGCATGCGGGAGGAGGAAAAATTAGCTCGGGATGTCTATACCCATTTGGCCAAGACATCGACGCTGCCGATCTTTCGAAATATCTCGCGTGCTGAGAGTCAACATATGCAGGCGATTGAGCGACTGCTTCGTGGAGGCGGAGGAGAAGTCTTCAACGATAACCCAGGCGTCTTTGCGTTCGCCGATTATAGGCAGCTCTATGAAACTCTCGTGGCGAGTGGTTCGCGTAGCTCGCTGGATGCCTTGAAAGTGGGCGCAAAAATTGAAGAGATGGACATCGCTGACCTGAGGCAAGTCTTAAACCAAACCAATGACCCGCAGGTTCGCCAGGTATTGCAACACTTGATGCACGGTTCGCAAAATCACTTGCGTGCGTTCGCGTCGCAGATTTTAAAACAAGGTTCAAGCTACAATGCCGAATTCTTGTCCCAAGCGGACTTCGATCAAATCGTAAACTCGACTGGAAAGGGCCGCGGCGGACAAAGACAGATTGGTGCGAGACAAGGCGGCGGTGGCAAGAGACGCGGTCGGTAA